One stretch of Carcharodon carcharias isolate sCarCar2 chromosome 20, sCarCar2.pri, whole genome shotgun sequence DNA includes these proteins:
- the LOC121292859 gene encoding trans-L-3-hydroxyproline dehydratase isoform X1 gives MEPPLQLTLKAPPGLGSVLSVLDMHTGGEPLRIITGGFPPVLGGDILSKRRYVRERLDGLRRRLLFEPRGHSDMYGALLVASERPDAHLGVLFMHNQGYSTMCGHAVLALGRFALDYGLIAQPSSPESQVNIHCPCGLVRAFVQYDKGKSGRVRFHSVPAFVFATDVTVDVPARGKIVVDIAYGGAFYAFVSADHFGLDVCSSRTQDLVDLAVTVTNAVKAQVKLHHPDSEELAFLYGTILTDGKDVFSEEPTANICVFADAQVDRSPCGSGVTARIALQFHKGLILLNQTRTFQSGPTSSLFTAKAVEDLEYLYQVSSQPSFLQGKQSQSLQSILIATVLHPWNHTQIFCFKETKCGDFKAVIVEVSGQAHYTGTASFYVEDDDDLKDGFLLR, from the exons ATGGAGCCGCCGTTGCAGTTGACTTTGAAAGCGCCGCCGGGGCTCGGCTCCGTGTTGTCGGTGTTGGACATGCACACGGGCGGCGAGCCGCTGCGGATCATCACCGGCGGCTTCCCTCCAGTCCTGGGGGGCGACATCTTGAGCAAGCGGCGCTACGTGCGGGAGCGGCTAGACGGCCTGCGGCGGAGGCTGCTCTTCGAGCCCCGCGGCCACTCGGACATGTACGGGGCGCTGCTGGTGGCCTCGGAACGGCCGGACGCTCACCTCGGTGTCCTCTTCATGCACAACCAGGGCTACAGCACCATGTGCGGCCACGCCGTCCTGGCGCTCGGCCGCTTCGCCCTGGACTACGGGCTGATCGCCCAGCCCAGCTCTCCCGAAAGCCAAGTCAACATTCACTGCCCCTGCGGCCTGGTTCGGGCTTTCGTGCAGTACGACAAGGGCAAGAGCGGCCGGGTCCGCTTCCACAGTGTCCCCGCCTTCGTCTTCGCGacag ATGTTACTGTTGATGTACCAGCACGTGGGAAGATTGTGGTGGATATTGCATATGGAGGTGCTTTTTATGCGTTTGTGAGTGCAGATCATTTTGGTTTGGATGTTTGTTCCTCCAGGACCCAGGATCTTGTAGATCTAGCGGTAACTGTAACTAATGCTGTGAAAGCACAG GTTAAACTCCACCACCCTGACAGTGAAGAACTTGCCTTCCTCTATGGCACTATATTAACTGATGGAAAAGATGTATTTTCTGAAGAGCCAACTGCAAATATCTGTGTTTTTGCAGATGCTCAG GTTGACAGAAGTCCCTGTGGCTCCGGTGTAACAGCTCGAATTGCATTGCAGTTCCATAAAGGATTGATTCTGCTGAATCAGACCAGGACATTTCAGAGTGGTCCAACAAGCTCGCTCTTCACAGCAAAAGCTGTAGAG gatcttgaatacctctatcaagtctcctcgcagccttcttttctccaaggaaaacagtcccaatctctccagtctatcctcatagctacagttcttcatccctggaatcatacTCAAATCTTTTGTTTTAAG GAAACAAAATGTGGCGATTTCAAAGCCGTTATAGTGGAAGTTTCAGGACAAGCACATTACACAGGAACAGCAAGTTTTtatgtggaagatgatgatgatctGAAAGACGGGTTTCTTCTCCGATGA
- the LOC121292859 gene encoding trans-L-3-hydroxyproline dehydratase isoform X2 — MEPPLQLTLKAPPGLGSVLSVLDMHTGGEPLRIITGGFPPVLGGDILSKRRYVRERLDGLRRRLLFEPRGHSDMYGALLVASERPDAHLGVLFMHNQGYSTMCGHAVLALGRFALDYGLIAQPSSPESQVNIHCPCGLVRAFVQYDKGKSGRVRFHSVPAFVFATDVTVDVPARGKIVVDIAYGGAFYAFVSADHFGLDVCSSRTQDLVDLAVTVTNAVKAQVKLHHPDSEELAFLYGTILTDGKDVFSEEPTANICVFADAQVDRSPCGSGVTARIALQFHKGLILLNQTRTFQSGPTSSLFTAKAVEETKCGDFKAVIVEVSGQAHYTGTASFYVEDDDDLKDGFLLR; from the exons ATGGAGCCGCCGTTGCAGTTGACTTTGAAAGCGCCGCCGGGGCTCGGCTCCGTGTTGTCGGTGTTGGACATGCACACGGGCGGCGAGCCGCTGCGGATCATCACCGGCGGCTTCCCTCCAGTCCTGGGGGGCGACATCTTGAGCAAGCGGCGCTACGTGCGGGAGCGGCTAGACGGCCTGCGGCGGAGGCTGCTCTTCGAGCCCCGCGGCCACTCGGACATGTACGGGGCGCTGCTGGTGGCCTCGGAACGGCCGGACGCTCACCTCGGTGTCCTCTTCATGCACAACCAGGGCTACAGCACCATGTGCGGCCACGCCGTCCTGGCGCTCGGCCGCTTCGCCCTGGACTACGGGCTGATCGCCCAGCCCAGCTCTCCCGAAAGCCAAGTCAACATTCACTGCCCCTGCGGCCTGGTTCGGGCTTTCGTGCAGTACGACAAGGGCAAGAGCGGCCGGGTCCGCTTCCACAGTGTCCCCGCCTTCGTCTTCGCGacag ATGTTACTGTTGATGTACCAGCACGTGGGAAGATTGTGGTGGATATTGCATATGGAGGTGCTTTTTATGCGTTTGTGAGTGCAGATCATTTTGGTTTGGATGTTTGTTCCTCCAGGACCCAGGATCTTGTAGATCTAGCGGTAACTGTAACTAATGCTGTGAAAGCACAG GTTAAACTCCACCACCCTGACAGTGAAGAACTTGCCTTCCTCTATGGCACTATATTAACTGATGGAAAAGATGTATTTTCTGAAGAGCCAACTGCAAATATCTGTGTTTTTGCAGATGCTCAG GTTGACAGAAGTCCCTGTGGCTCCGGTGTAACAGCTCGAATTGCATTGCAGTTCCATAAAGGATTGATTCTGCTGAATCAGACCAGGACATTTCAGAGTGGTCCAACAAGCTCGCTCTTCACAGCAAAAGCTGTAGAG GAAACAAAATGTGGCGATTTCAAAGCCGTTATAGTGGAAGTTTCAGGACAAGCACATTACACAGGAACAGCAAGTTTTtatgtggaagatgatgatgatctGAAAGACGGGTTTCTTCTCCGATGA